A stretch of the Erpetoichthys calabaricus chromosome 3, fErpCal1.3, whole genome shotgun sequence genome encodes the following:
- the LOC114649581 gene encoding LOW QUALITY PROTEIN: baculoviral IAP repeat-containing protein 5-like (The sequence of the model RefSeq protein was modified relative to this genomic sequence to represent the inferred CDS: deleted 1 base in 1 codon) produces the protein MAEGGAAAQNVLVDYMEMYSHKDRLMTFVDWPFLEDCLCTPEMMARAGFVHCPSENKPDVVRCFFCLTELVGWEPQDNPWLEHSKHNPKCGFLQLKKDYKELLAVDEYFMLEMERLCIYIRKKCRQQIQKFEDEVELTRKNLKTLFQIDKIHKSPRQQQAAVPEKNGKAELSELKDDGRVSGGKMRPSSYFRLLDNTTLCQ, from the exons ATGGCAGAAGGAGGGGCAGCAGCGCAGAACGTACTTGTGGACTACATGGAGATGTACAGTCATAAGGACCGTCTGATGACCTTTGTCGACTGGCCGTTCCTCGAAGACTGTCTCTGCACACCAGAAATGATGGCACGCGCAGGCTTTGTCCACTGCCCCAGTGAAAACAAGCCGGACGTTGTGCGTTGCTTCTTCTGCCTGACGGAGCTGGTGGGCTGGGAGCCGCAGGATAACCCCTGGCTTGAGCACTCCAAGCACAACCCAAAATGTGGCTTTCTGCAGTTGAAGAAGGATTACAAAGAGCTGCTAGCA GTGGACGAGTACTTCATGCTGGAGATGGAGCGTCTGTGCATCTACATTAGGAAAAAGTGCCGACAGCAGATCCAGAAATTTGAGGACGAAGTGGAGCTTACCCGGAAAAACCTCAAGACCCTTTTTCAAATCGACAAAATCCACAAGAGTCCGCGGCAACAGCAGGCGGCTGTCCcagagaagaatggaaaagcGGAACTCTCAGAACTGAAAGATGATGGACGGGTCAGTGGTGGAAAAATGAGGCCATCTTCCTATTTTAGGCTCCTTGATAACacgacattgtgtcagtga